The Vigna radiata var. radiata cultivar VC1973A chromosome 6, Vradiata_ver6, whole genome shotgun sequence DNA segment GGACCGATCGGTGTATATAGTACAAAAATGAAATGTATAATCCAGTTAACTATACtgcaaataaacaaaaattaatatttttaacctgAACTACAAAAtgatacaattatttttttataaaatagtttagtttttctaatataataaaGTATACATAATTTAGTGCAATTACGTTAATTATATCCAACCATAATTATTAGATAAAGTAGATTtgcaataataattaaattaagttgaAGAAGTTTGTTAGAAgcaaaagaaggaaagaaataagaaatgtGGAGGCAAAACAACTCTACTGGGTATTTGAAGCAAAGGGAATGCGTATACATTAAGAAAAAActctcttatttttaaaaatactttttaataatttttttaacaataatacaCGTATCAccgttttatttatttttttaatttattttaaaaaaatatttaaaacaaatcattcataaacttgttgggataaacttaaatttagagatttattattttataagttttgagtctagtaatatttggtttgatttgatataGATGAAATAAGAAtggtagttatgattttgatttatctaggtaagatattattttgtgataaatattttattattagtttttattatttacaccAGGTTGctaaagtttaatgaaaatcacaacaatgaattaaaaagtaaaattatttgtgtgaataataagattttcccaacaaaactattatatatacattattaaaaaaatattaattttttttaaaataattaaaagaaaaaggatagaAAGGGTTTATTTTTGCCAATccataagaaaaaacaaaaccgCGTCTGTCAAAACGCCAACCAGCAAGTACCCAAAACAATCCCACTAAACAACCTTTGTCATCCAAATGGAACATCCAAACAcaccttttcctttttattccTTCTAAACTTGCCAACTGTACCCCATTCATTCCCCCTTATCAATCTTAATTTATATTGGACTTTTATACTTCTCAAAAAACTTATATTtcctattattaaaataaattctaagcAATAAAAcatgcatatttttttatcaattttatttaaatattaccaATATCCAAAGCATAACTTCTTCCCAATTCATGTCATTTGTTCAAACTTCTGTCTCgtgttcatattttttttctaacaaaaatacaattaaaaactCTATTAATAATCACCGCTCACGGTTTGAATTAATTTTgcaagattttcaaaattacataGCTATTTATTTGTCACttatctaataataaattaataattaatagcGCACGACAGCATTATGATCTGGCTGTTATTTTTTACCATATCATTAAAAAActgtttcaaattattattatttttattaaatttaatcttaacaAGCccatttaatacttttttaaaactatattttgatcttttagtttaattttaattttagttgttcttttcttaaatttttaatgatacTTTCTCAGAATGTAAATgccatttaatatttttgaaaatgagataatttttctttactattttatacaatattaattaaatttcatatattaatttttctaaaccGCGTGGATATTCCACTGCACGCGTAAACCGTTTGCTTCATATACAGAAGCACCTGAACAAGCTGCAACACTCACTCGTTCTTCTCGCTTCGCTTCAAAGTTCTCATTTCAATTGCATTCGTGTTTGCAGAGATAGTTTTTTGACTCGTCACTGACTCACTCAATGGCTGACCGAGTTCACCCCCGCGACTCGCCTCCCATTTCCGCCGAGTCACAATCAGCTTCGCCTCAGGATTCCTCTGTCGTTCCACAAGCGCTGCGGCCACCGCCGTCGGAGAAGCCGGTGCCTCCACCTGGAACCTACGTCATCAAGATACCCAAGGATCAAGTCTACCGCGTTCCTCCGGCCGAGAACGCCCGCCGCTACGACCAATACACTCACCGGAAGCACCGCCGCAGCCGATgctgttgctgctgctgctggCTCATCGGAATCCTCTTCATTTTGATCGTGCTTCTCGGCATCGCCGCCGGCATCTTCTATCTCGTTTTCCGTCCGGAGGCTCCGAAGTACACCATCGAAGACATCGCCGTCAGAGGAATTAACGTCACGTCGCCGTCGTCCGATGTGACAATCTCGCCGGAGTTCAACGTCACCGTCAAGGCCGATAACCCTAACGACAAGATCGGAATCTACTATTTGAAGGATAGCTCCGCCGAAGTATTTTACAACGACGCGAGGCTCTGTAACGGTGCAATCCCGGCGTTTCACCAGCCGTCTAATAACGTGACGGTGTTCGGAATGGTTTTAAAGGGTAACGGAATCGAGCTTAGGAGCGAGGACCGAAAGTCGTTGGTGGAGTCGCAGACCAAACGGAAAGTACCGTTGACCGTTAGAATTAGAGCGCctgttaaaataaaagttggGTCTGTTAAGACGTGGAAGATTACCGTTAAGGTGGACTGTGACGTGACGGTGAACGAGTTAACGGCGCAAGCAAAGATCGTTTCTAAACGTTGTGACTATAAGGTGGATCTTTGGTAATGAAAAACATGGACAACTggagtcatttttttttttcttttaaaattatcattactCTGTCAGAGATACACAGAAACATTCCTGAGATTATTATACAttgtttatatttcaaataaatattgcgaaattataaaaaaaatacatttctttCTTGACCATTTCTCAGAGTAGAGTAGCTAACCTTTCATTATCAATTTATCAGTAATGGCAATCCAATAAAACAAATTGGTATACTTCTAAAAGACATTACTAGGTTTCGATTCTTTTACAGTGAGACTTCACTTTATTggtaaatatttgataattaatattcaaatctTATTTTTCATCAACAACTAAAATCTTAAATCACTAATTTTACCTCATTCACAAGAAGAATTACATTGGATTagtaacgttttttttttattattattgtttttactaATTGTTGAATATCCATGAATGGGAAAAGGTCCAGATTTTGCGTAATCAATTAGTGAAATTAACGTGCAGAATTGAATATACGTTTTGTTAGGTGGATGATTGAGAAATGAGCACTGgattaattaatgtattaaaaataatttaaaatttaaaaagtatttttttgtgAACATACTATTAACACCGTCATTACCGGTGCATCTTTATCAATCTAATATTTCAACATTTACTGTTTCAACAGCGGCACGtaaaatttattacttatttcCATAAGTCAAACCTAATTCTAACCACTAGGTGCAAGAGTACAATGGTGagatattgattaaaaaattaagcaaaattaattgttttactttaatatatgCTTTTATATCCTATATTAAAGTAATGACACataatttattgtcaaaaaattgttaaacatGGTTCTTAATTAAAGTTATTTGGGAGCTATGTTAtgttatatcatatttaagcaaaCACTTTGTAACCCAAAATTGCTGCATCAATACAGAGATAAAGAGGGGTGTTATTCTTTTGATAACCATTTTAATATCTTTGTGCCTAAAAAGAAGATTTAATGGCCTCAAAAGCAGCTAGGGGAGTCGAAATTATGAACACTTTTTGAGACATTATCATCGGTGTTCAACTCGTTTATCCCAAAAGTTGTATGAACAATTTATAAATGCAAGTTGTTCAAAATGACAATGTGAGCTATAAGACTCTTGGTTATTTGAGTGTTTCTagaatttaaacaaatattgttaactaataattatGTACACATAacataaatgaaagaaaaatgacaccagcaatgaaaatgaagaagcaGAGCATATGTCATGGTAGAAAACCTTTATTAGCAAAAATTTGCACCCAAATCTTCACCATCATAATCTCATCAGATGAATCTATCAGCTCCTTTTTCTTCATTCGTAAACTAAGGTATTCCAATGCCAGAAAGCTCCTTGCTATGTGAAGGTATGAGAGTGTCATTGTACACACAATCTTATCATTGCATTGCATATACAAAGAGACTGCTTCTTGATTTGAAGATTTGAACACCAAAAGGAGTAATTGAACAATAAGTGTGGCAATCTGTATGGTCTTTATTACATCCTACCATGCACAATGCTCCATCCTGTGGACTTGTATGCTAAATATAAAGCTATAACTCTGCAATTCCACAATGTTTCATCGCAATTCTCTTATCATGTGGATGCTTATTTTCAGGCTAAACCACTTGAGATTGTGACTTTGAAGGATCAACTTTGAGGTTCAGAATTCTGCTGACCATCCTGAGACTGAGAATTCAGATTACCGTTTTGAGACTGTGAATTCAACCGCTGAAACTTTTTGACCTCCTGAATGTTTTGCCTAAGTTCTGTGTACATTTTGACAGAACAACCAGACAGATTATTTAATTGACCGAGAAACCGAATCAAGCTTCGTCGAAATTGATCAAGGCCTGTTGCCCAGTCCTCTGATATGTCATCTGCCAATAAACCATCGGCTGATTCGCCACCCGTATCAGCCTTCCATGTTTGCATATGAGGATGAGCACCTTTTCCTTGATTCTTGTCTTGGTGTGGTAAGAACTGGGCAGTATCTGCTGCCAAACTCTTAATGGAATCTGCAACATCCTTTACTGGTAAGGAACTGAGCTTACTCAACCAGAACTCACAAGTGACATATATTGGAGGACCATAACGGATAAGGTCAGGTTGATGCCTCTTTTTTCTCTTAGATGATTTTTCTTGAAGAAGAACACATTTGTGAAGCCATCCGTGTATGGCCTCCAAGTAGAATTTCTGAGCTCCCATCCACTTGGTAAAGCTTGATGACAGAAATTGGAGTTCATTTTCCAGATAGGCAGTGATTTGTCTACGTAATTCAGAATGCATGGTGATTCTAGCATGACTGTTGTTATATGCTGCTGACATGATTTGAAACTGAAGTTTGTGGCATTCATGCATCACTTCCCACATCCTACACAACCTGTCAACAAAGCATAACAGAAACTGATGAAATAACAAGCAAGAGGTTGATATCAATCAGCAAAAGTAAATTCACATGTGTGAACCATCCATCTCTGTGACTGTGAAAGCATAAATTGCTTACAGATCGAATCTAATAAACTGATATGAAAGGTTGATCTAGTTAAGAAAAAAGGTTTTGATCTCTGTAGTCTTCTGGTAAAAAACTCTATACTGTTTAGCGTGCAAAAAAACTACTATAGCAACGTGCTATACCTCAGTCGTTAAGTTCATAGAGACATGATCCATAGTAAAAAGGATCTTCTGATTATACCCTATTGATAAGAACTTAAACAAGGGTGTAATTCAGTCACCTGAACTTGATATAGAATGACTTTCACATAAGCTAAACAATGTATTTAAGTAATAGAgctattgattattgattattgctTTTTGGTTAAGGAAATTCATAGCTtcaatacaaaagaaaaaaaaaaataccaaatggacttatcaaatataaacagaaacTTGCTAATAAACTTTCTTATGCTATTCATGTTTGGTCTTCTCAGTGCATATTGTATTCACTCTGgtattttttgtattatctaGGCAATGCATGTCAGCATGAAATAGATAGTCAATAAAACAAGAAAGAGCTACAGAATCATACCCTTCAATCAACTCCTCAAGCTGTGGTTGAAGCTCTTTGTCCCGTAACTCTTCAATCCTCATTGATATAGAGTCTATCCTGTGAATTGCAACTCTGATTCTTGAGTGCAGATCCTTGACTGTTGCACGTGTTTTATCAACCTTAGAGGTTTTTTCTCCTTTTGATTCCAGTTGTCTTAAGATTTTACATTTCGTGTCATATTCTTTTCTGACAATCTCACTAGCCTGCTCACAGAAAAAACAATGATCTTAGCAAACAGACAGAGAATAAGATATGTGCCAACccattcaaaatattttactgtCAACTGATAACTTCAGGATTTGGTctagaaaattcaaaacaaagacTTCTGAACATACTATTGCGGAAATATAACATCCACAAAATATACAATGGTTGACAAAATTGTTGATAAGAAATACACTGTACCTTCACTTCATCATAGAGTTTCCTTTCCCAAGCATATAGCCTATCCAAGGTAGATGCATGGCTTCCAGAAATCATACAAGAGCTATCAAAGAGATTATTGGTATGGTCCTCAACATTGTCGATTGAATTTGATGCTCCTAAAGGGTTTCTGGATGAGGAGGAACGGGATGATGCCGTCCTGTGCCACGTTAAGTACTTAACCGAGTTTTGAGCAGGTTCTAGGAGGatgtaaaaaaggaaaagttagATGTTGAATTAAAAAACCAGGTTTCAAAAAATGTAGGAATGAACATagaaattgcaaaaaaaaaaaaatagacagcAAAAATTTATCAGATGGTCAGGTATGACCTTATGTTCTGAAATGAATCACTTTTAATGGCTGACTacagaattttgtttttgtacttGCAGtatgtaaaaggaaaagaactcaatgaattttaaaataagtaggAAATGAACAACATTAGTTACATCTCATAAAATCCAATTCTCTAAGCCACAGAATACACAACATTCAACAATTTCATGGCCAACACCAACAATAGGCAGATTTAATAATAGGATTGGCAATTCGAATCATTCCTGCTGaagaaaatatgtaattcttAGGGAATACTTTCAATTTCTAACTAAAAGATTGGTTCAACCCCACAAGGCCAGCAATGTCAAGCAAAATAAAAGGATAAACTGTAAAAATGACTGAAATTACCTTCTGGAACCTGGCTTGGGTCTTCTCCACATGAGAAACATGCCTTCAATAACGAGGATACCACAGAACCATCTGTTACAAATAAGAATTCTCTGgtttacattttaaaacatttcattttgaaataaaatacacaacaatgaaaagaaacatCCAAAAGCTTCTTTGAAACAGAAAGTGAAGTTTTCTCTCAAGTCAAGGATATCACCaagatattttagtaaaatatgtAATGTACCATAATCTTTGTTACTGGACATTCATGCAAGGAGTGCCTTCCGTGGCCTAGAGTAtattccttttctatttttggCCAAGTGTCTAGAGAGTATCTTAAGTTTTAGCATGAACATGGGGGAAAATTGCATTCCAAAAATCtcatctttatattttacttgCACTAAAAGTAAGAGCTGCTAGGATTTTATATTCCCAAATGAAAACTGATTCAGAGAcagatagaaagaaaagaagagagacaGCAAGATTACTTTCTTTTCCCGGGAATATTGGAcgaaagtgaaatttgtttgcTTCAAGCATCCTTGGAACCTCTTTGCCAGATTCTGAAGCTTTATTAAAGAGCAGTTCAATATCTCTCACGCTTGAAAAGAAATTCTTTGGGGTGACTTTATTTTCACCATGACTTTCCTTCTCCATTGGTTTATTTGTCTCAGGTGGAGGCAAAGCTGCCATAGGTGTTGTCTTTGATGTAGATAAATTAGCAGAGTTCCCCTTTTCTCCATTTACTGACTCAACTTCAGAAGCAGAATGTCCTGACAGAGGCTTGGTTGTGGCAGGTAAAGCATCTGCTTGAACATTAATTGAATTAGCTCTATtcagattttcaaatctttggACTAGAGTTTCTGCAGTAGGCTCTTCATCAAATTCATCTTCAGAGTCCCTAGAGTGTTCCCTTCCATGAGATGAAGACttctcttcatcatcttctaatTCTGGAATTCCCTCTTCCTCTCTT contains these protein-coding regions:
- the LOC106764104 gene encoding NDR1/HIN1-like protein 13, with the protein product MADRVHPRDSPPISAESQSASPQDSSVVPQALRPPPSEKPVPPPGTYVIKIPKDQVYRVPPAENARRYDQYTHRKHRRSRCCCCCCWLIGILFILIVLLGIAAGIFYLVFRPEAPKYTIEDIAVRGINVTSPSSDVTISPEFNVTVKADNPNDKIGIYYLKDSSAEVFYNDARLCNGAIPAFHQPSNNVTVFGMVLKGNGIELRSEDRKSLVESQTKRKVPLTVRIRAPVKIKVGSVKTWKITVKVDCDVTVNELTAQAKIVSKRCDYKVDLW
- the LOC106765103 gene encoding nitrate regulatory gene2 protein, which encodes MGSSSSKMEDDKALQLCRERKKFVRQALDGRCSLAAAHVSYIQSLKNTGTALRKFTEPEGPVEPSLYTNATPEQPLALTERTLSFSSPTVSHHIDAAENETFSPTPSPPSSSSKFRANHMKHSTISSKKIEERPPVPVIGIVTSSGTTTQNASVVFEDSSLPAGTPQWDFFGLFHPIDHQFSFQDGKGMHQDMGNADDIQRLREEEGIPELEDDEEKSSSHGREHSRDSEDEFDEEPTAETLVQRFENLNRANSINVQADALPATTKPLSGHSASEVESVNGEKGNSANLSTSKTTPMAALPPPETNKPMEKESHGENKVTPKNFFSSVRDIELLFNKASESGKEVPRMLEANKFHFRPIFPGKENGSVVSSLLKACFSCGEDPSQVPEEPAQNSVKYLTWHRTASSRSSSSRNPLGASNSIDNVEDHTNNLFDSSCMISGSHASTLDRLYAWERKLYDEVKASEIVRKEYDTKCKILRQLESKGEKTSKVDKTRATVKDLHSRIRVAIHRIDSISMRIEELRDKELQPQLEELIEGLCRMWEVMHECHKLQFQIMSAAYNNSHARITMHSELRRQITAYLENELQFLSSSFTKWMGAQKFYLEAIHGWLHKCVLLQEKSSKRKKRHQPDLIRYGPPIYVTCEFWLSKLSSLPVKDVADSIKSLAADTAQFLPHQDKNQGKGAHPHMQTWKADTGGESADGLLADDISEDWATGLDQFRRSLIRFLGQLNNLSGCSVKMYTELRQNIQEVKKFQRLNSQSQNGNLNSQSQDGQQNSEPQS